The nucleotide window TTCATAGACGCCACGATAATACAAGACCAGAGGAAGCCAATCGCCTCCTCGTCGATCGCATATCCACCCTTTTGTTCGCACCCACCGAGTGTGCTAAAAATAATCTCTTGGCCGAAGGCTATGATGCTTCCAAAATATGGGTCACGGGCAACACGGTAATAGATGCCCTCCTGTTCGCATCCTCCAATGTCGGTGGTGTGTTTGTGGCGTTCGCTGGAAAGATCATGAAAGGCTGTAGAACTTCAAAAGTGAGCACAGTAAGGGTAGATGCTTTTGATAGTATAAA belongs to Acetomicrobium sp. S15 = DSM 107314 and includes:
- a CDS encoding UDP-N-acetylglucosamine 2-epimerase, whose protein sequence is MPFGEEGFIHRRHDNTRPEEANRLLVDRISTLLFAPTECAKNNLLAEGYDASKIWVTGNTVIDALLFASSNVGGVFVAFAGKIMKGCRTSKVSTVRVDAFDSI